The DNA segment TAGAAGTATCGTCAGCATTGGTCATCCTGTTTATGGATTAGATGCATTTAACTATAACGAAATCAGTGAAGGTGCGAAGAACTTAATTGCAGCAGTTGATAATACCAATCTTAATGAAAGAATGTTTGTTCTTGTGTGGGGTGGTGCAGCTGTTTTAGCAGAAGCTTTGAAACACATTTCCTCTAGACCTGAGCAGGctattgaacaatttgtTCTGAAGTTGGGAGTTTATTCTATTTCGGATCAAGATGATGCAGGCCCATGGATTAGGAACAAGTTTCCCTCACTTTTATACATTTCCTCAGTTCATGGCTTTAATCAATATGGTCTTTCAACATGGGTGGGAATTTCAGGAGAGAAATATAACCCATTTGACTTTGGGGGACCAGATACATCATTAGTAACAAAAGAGTGGTTAAATGAGAACATCCGATCTGTGGGACCACTAGGTGCTGTATATCCTGAGCCCATGTTTATAATGGAAGGTGATACGCCTGCAACATTATTTGTTCTACCAAACGGCTTAAATGTACCAGAAAATCCCAATTTTGGTAGTTGGGGAGGAAGgtattctttatttgatCAAAGTGGTAGATCTAACCACTATGCAGATGCTACTGATTATGTAGTGGGTCAAGATAATCGTACGCATGTAAGCAACAAGGCCACCATATGGAGATGGAGAGAAGCGTatcaaaatgattttgCTGCTCGAATGCAATGGACAATAGTTGATTTTGAATCGGCTGTACATGCTCCTATCATTGTCGTTAATAAGACAAATAGTGTAAAACCGTTTTCAGTTGAAGCCTCTGTTGAAAGTAAAATTTTCTTAGATGCATCAGAGAGTTATGACTTAAACAACCGTCCACTCTCCTTTAAGTGGTTTCACTATAGGGATGTTACATTGACTCAAGGAAACATTGAAGAGGTACCCGAAATTGAGATTAATAAGCTAAATGAAGATGGTTCCGTTATCTCATTTACGACTCCATCTTTTAGTCAAGCCTgcttgaatatttttggCAGACCAAATATATCAGGTTGTAAATCTTACCATATTATTTTAGAAGTAACTAATAACGGTACACCAGCTTTAAGATCTTACCGAAGATTCATTATCTATACCGATAAAGGAGAGGAAGAAATacaagaagttgaatttaaacaatctttctttaatgCAGAAAATAAACATGATGAGCTTTAATTAAGTACTTAATAGGATAAACGTATAgatacaaagaaaaatctACGataacaaaatcaaaagcACAATTGTAACTAATATTGATTCGATTCTGAATTATCCTGTAAGATTTTAAGGTCTCCAGTAAAAAGGGATTATTGCGATAGCGCGTAAAATCTTGTTCAACGCAAGAAGCAATTCGCAACAAAAATTATCCGGCTAATATTCCTATAATTAGTAATATAACCGAAATGTACAGGATAGTCTTGGATTAATCTATTTAAATG comes from the Debaryomyces hansenii CBS767 chromosome B complete sequence genome and includes:
- a CDS encoding DEHA2B00550p (similar to uniprot|Q7UU46 Rhodopirellula baltica RB3513), which gives rise to MDEICSPYLFDIMKASTLFLLFQLVYFNVASCFILDKDYKPNIFVLTDISNEPDDAQSLVRLLLYSNELSIKGIVATTSYWLNYTVHDEDIYPILDAYEKVHPNLLKHSIGYPSPDYLRSIVSIGHPVYGLDAFNYNEISEGAKNLIAAVDNTNLNERMFVLVWGGAAVLAEALKHISSRPEQAIEQFVSKLGVYSISDQDDAGPWIRNKFPSLLYISSVHGFNQYGLSTWVGISGEKYNPFDFGGPDTSLVTKEWLNENIRSVGPLGAVYPEPMFIMEGDTPATLFVLPNGLNVPENPNFGSWGGRYSLFDQSGRSNHYADATDYVVGQDNRTHVSNKATIWRWREAYQNDFAARMQWTIVDFESAVHAPIIVVNKTNSVKPFSVEASVESKIFLDASESYDLNNRPLSFKWFHYRDVTLTQGNIEEVPEIEINKLNEDGSVISFTTPSFSQACLNIFGRPNISGCKSYHIILEVTNNGTPALRSYRRFIIYTDKGEEEIQEVEFKQSFFNAENKHDEL